The following proteins come from a genomic window of Ictalurus furcatus strain D&B chromosome 26, Billie_1.0, whole genome shotgun sequence:
- the LOC128602444 gene encoding protein downstream neighbor of son homolog, protein MADQSYYSPSFKKPRDVLRMRKKRARSEVVSLSASAASSGSAGADIRPFSPGPRLLTQTRACGGVKRRNPFANIENTYNSPKKRNRSENPAGHRDPFSALCEGENPGERRDRCGQPEEPVSFSGGQLLFEDDVFKAENSTPILKSPEAPDLHSESRLEVCREYPADWSLKTRALVTSPQSFSWAEHPKAQEEAQGLSLHCRAEYTPLPQNIQDPRSCAELRCGFQQCLQYWQHPSLPWLSLFPRIGAKRSFSGKSTPWAQDAVVQQSLMSEWSVSLTSLYSLLKAKLCPYFYLCSYQFTVLFRAAGLSGAKGITALLSPTTRGLREAMKADGIEFSLPLLEEKRKSKENSSSHLNANSQPTDGDEESSTLTSEYSDKEEEQEDMQEEEEDDECFSWLKEMGVQDKIKKPDAFSIKLRKEHDEVRLDHRPESVVLVEGSNTFTLINFLINCKSLVAAAGPQAGLPPTLLAPTAFRGATLHTLKARSVNVKTQVRTGYQDVCSLEVTGPIMPHALHTLTQLLRPAQKGGFSMALYTHEPSAVLNVPVTKPSESDTQGNVSEELSRCGLQQHTVQQLMEQATLGKSALRHLDMRDHSYSWRS, encoded by the exons atGGCGGATCAGAGTTATTACTCCCCGAGCTTTAAGAAGCCGCGTGATGTCCTGCGCATGAGGAAGAAGCGGGCCCGGAGTGAGGTGGTGAGCTTGAGCGCCTCTGCAGCGTCCAGCGGCTCGGCGGGAGCTGATATCCGGCCTTTCTCTCCCGGACCGCGGCTCCTCACTCAGACTCGAGCTTGCGGCGGAGTGAAGCGCAGAAACCCGTTCGCCAACATCGAAAACACCTACAACAGTCCAAAGAAGAGAAACCGCTCCGAAAACCCTGCGGGGCACAGAGACCCGTTTAGCGCTTTGTGTGAGGGAGAAAACCCCGGAGAGCGGAGAGACCGGTGTGGACAG CCGGAGGAACCAGTGTCTTTTTCTGGAGGTCAGTTGTTATTTGAAGATGACGTATTCAAGGCAGAAAACTCCACCCCGATCCTGAAG AGTCCAGAGGCTCCTGATCTTCACAGTGAGTCCCGTCTGGAAGTGTGTAGAGAATATCCAGCAGACTGGAGCCTGAAGACCCGAGCGCTCGTCACCTCCCCACAGTCTTTCTCCTGGGCCGAGCATCCGAAAGCTCAAGAGGAAGCCCAGGGCCTGAGCTTGCACTGCAGGGCAGAGTACACTCCTCTACCACAGAACATCCAG GACCCTCGCAGCTGCGCAGAGCTCCGCTGTGGTTTCCAGCAGTGCCTGCAGTACTGGCAGCATCCTTCTCTGCCGTGGCTCTCTCTGTTCCCCAGGATCGGTGCCAAGCGCAGTTTCTCTGGCAAGAGTACGCCATGGGCACAGGATGCAGTCGTACAGCAGAGCCTGATGAGCGAATG GTCGGTGAGCTTGACTTCTCTGTACAGTCTCCTAAAGGCCAAACTCTGTCCATACTTTTACCTGTGTTCCTACCAGTTCACCGTGCTTTTCAGAGCAGCAGGACTGAGTGGAGCTAAAGGCATCACGGCACTGCTTTCCCCAACCACCAGGGGCCTGCGTGAAGCCATGAAAgctgatg GGATAGAGTTCTCGCTCCCTCTACTGGAAGAGAAAAGGAAGAGCAAAGAGAACAGCTCCTCACATCTAAATGCCAACTCTCAGCCGACTGACGGAGATGAAGAAAGTAGTACCTT GACATCAGAGTATAGTGATAAGGAAGAGGAGCAGGAGGAcatgcaggaggaggaggaggatgatgaatGTTTCTCCTGGCTGAAAGAAATGGGGGTGCAAGACAAGATCAAGAAGCCTGATGCCTTCTCAATCAAGCT GCGTAAAGAGCACGACGAGGTACGACTGGACCACAGGCCCGAATCGGTAGTTCTGGTGGAGGGCTCAAACACCTTCACCTTGATCAACTTTCTCATCAACTGTAAGAGCTTGGTGGCTGCAGCTGGACCTCAGGCAGGGTTACCCCCAACACTGCTGGCCCCAACAGCGTTCAGAGGAGCTACACTGCACACGCTGAAG GCACGGAGTGTAAATGTGAAGACTCAGGTGAGGACAGGCTATCAGGATGTGTGCAGTCTGGAGGTCACTGGCCCCATAATGCCCCATGcactacacacacttacacagctCTTGAGACCAGCCCAGAAAGGAGGCTTTTCCATGGCGCTCTACACACACGAGCCTAGCGCTGTTCTAAATGTTCCAGTCACCAAGCCGTCTGAATCTGACACACAG ggTAACGTGTCGGAGGAGTTGAGCCGGTGCGGTCTGCAGCAACACACAGTGCAGCAGCTGATGGAGCAGGCGACGCTGGGTAAGAGTGCACTCCGACACCTCGACATGAGGGACCACTCGTACAGCTGGAGGTCCTGA